Proteins co-encoded in one Amaranthus tricolor cultivar Red isolate AtriRed21 chromosome 7, ASM2621246v1, whole genome shotgun sequence genomic window:
- the LOC130818557 gene encoding phenylalanine--tRNA ligase, chloroplastic/mitochondrial-like has product MFITSRCLRKLFAACTHTTMSTATMAALSFANSTLFSKTSIFICRNRVAVSTFSTVSSVVSSDNRRTKKWRQPVMPSAVELGNIKIAKEDVVRDDPANNVPDGIFRKLGMQLHRRNQHPLGILKNAIYDFFDSNYSKNFEKFDDLCPIVSVKANFDDVLVPADHVIRSYNDTYYVDSQTVLRCHTSAHQAELLRNGHTHFLVTGDVYRRDSIDSTHYPVFHQMEGVRVFSPDDWESSGLDATTYTAQDLKTCLEGLARHLFGAVEMRWVDTYFPFTNPSYELEIFFQLLIYLSVLNVPVFLPGE; this is encoded by the exons ATGTTCATCACGTCAAGGTGTCTTAGAAAGCTATTTGCTGCTTGTACTCACACCACCATGAGCACTGCAACAATGGCTGCCCTCTCATTTGCTAATTCTACCCTCTTCTCAAAAACATCTATTTTCATCTGTAGAAATCGTGTTGCAGTTTCCACCTTTTCCACTGTTTCTTCTGTTGTGTCATCTGACAACCGCCGCACTAAGAAATGGAGGCAACCAGTGATGCCATCGGCAGTTGAACTCGGGAACATTAAGATTGCCAAAGAAG ATGTGGTGCGCGATGATCCCGCAAACAATGTCCCTGATGGAATTTTCAGAAAACTTGGAATGCAACTACACAGACGGAATCAGCACCCACTAGGCATTTTGAAGAATGCAAtctatgatttttttgattCCAATTATTCCAAAAACTTCGAAAAATTTGATGATCTTTGTCCAATTGTTTCTGTAAAAGCG AATTTTGATGATGTCTTGGTTCCTGCGGATCACGTGATCAGGAGTTATAATGATACATACTATGTTGACTCCCAAACTGTTTTGAGATGTCATACTAGTGCTCATCAAGCTGAATTGCTAAGAAATGGGCACACTCACTTCCTTGTAACCGGAGATGTCTACCGTAGAGACTCGATAGACTCTACCCATTATCCTGTATTCCATCAG ATGGAAGGTGTTCGTGTATTTTCCCCCGATGATTGGGAATCATCTGGCTTGGATGCCACAACTTATACAGCACAGGATTTGAAAACATGCCTGGAGGGTTTGGCACGACatttatttg GTGCTGTGGAGATGCGGTGGGTTGATACATACTTTCCTTTCACGAATCCATCATATGAACTTGAAATATTTTTCCAG CTTCTCATTTATTTATCTGTCTTGAATGTTCCTGTCTTCCTGCCAGGTGAATGA